The proteins below come from a single Benincasa hispida cultivar B227 chromosome 4, ASM972705v1, whole genome shotgun sequence genomic window:
- the LOC120075300 gene encoding splicing factor U2af large subunit B isoform X13 — translation MLDYLPLCADNGRELTSVAFMCKKDQYTGQIPGTTPAIPGMFPTMFPLATGQPFGALPVMPVQAMTQQATRHARRVYVGGLPPTANEQSVATFFSQVMAAIGGNTAGPGDAVVNVYINHEKKFAFVEMRSVEEASNAMALDGIIFEGAPVKVRRPSDYNPSLAATLGPSQPNPNLNLAAVGLTPGSAGGLEGPDRIFVGGLPYYFTEAQVRELLESFGPLRGFDLVKDRETGNSKGYAFCVYQDLSVTDIACAALNGIKMGDKTLTVRRANQGANQPKPEQESVLLHAQQQIALQKLMLQPGTVSTKVLCLTQVVSPEELINDEDYEDIMEDMRGEGGKFGTLVNVVIPRPRPNEAAPGVGKVFLEYADIDSATKARAGLNGRKFGGNQVMAVFYPENKFAQGEYDA, via the exons ATGTTGGACTACTTGCCCCTCTGTGCTGACAATGGGCGTGAGCTGACTTCTGTAGCTTTTATGTGCAAGAAGGACCAATACACCG GTCAGATTCCTGGGACAACTCCAGCTATTCCTGGAATGTTTCCTACCATGTTTCCACTGGCAACTGGTCAG CCCTTCGGGGCGCTTCCTGTTATGCCAGTTCAGGCAATGACACAGCAG GCTACTAGACATGCACGGCGTGTTTATGTGGGAGGGCTACCACCGACAGCGAACGAACAG TCTGTTGCCACATTTTTCAGCCAGGTTATGGCAGCAATAGGAGGAAATACCGCTGGCCCTG GAGATGCGGTTGTCAATGTATACATTAATCATGAGAAAAAGTTTGCTTTTGTGGAGATGAGATCTGTCGAGGAAGCCAGTAATGCAATGGCCTTGGATGGGATCATCTTTGAG GGAGCACCTGTAAAGGTGCGAAGACCTAGTGATTACAATCCTTCTCTTGCTGCAACGCTTGGTCCCAGCCAGCCAAACCCCAATCTGAACCTAGCTGCCGTTGGTCTAACTCCAGGTTCTGCTGGTGGTCTTGAGGGTCCAGATCGCATTTTTGTGGGTGGACTTCCCTATTACTTCACAGAAGCTCAGGTCAGGGAGTTGCTGGAGTCTTTTGGGCCACTACGAGGTTTTGATCTCGTGAAAGATAGAGAGACTGGAAATTCAAAAGGATATGCATTTTGTGTTTACCAAGATCTTTCAGTCACAGACATAGCCTGTGCAGCACTCAATGGTATTAAAATGGGCGATAAGACACTCACTGTTCGGCGTGCGAATCAAGGAGCCAATCAACCCAAACCAGAGCAAGAAAGTGTTCTTTTACATGCACAGCAGCAAATTGCGTTACAG AAGCTTATGCTACAGCCTGGGACTGTATCCACCAAGGTTCTTTGTCTTACACAAGTTGTTTCCCCTGAAGAGCTTATTAATGATGAAGACTACGAAGATATCATGGAAGACATGCGAGGGGAAGGCGGAAAATTTG GTACATTAGTGAACGTTGTTATCCCGCGTCCGAGACCCAATGAAGCAGCACCCGGAGTTGGAAAG GTGTTTTTGGAGTATGCAGACATTGACAGCGCAACGAAAGCTCGAGCTGGTTTGAATGGAAGGAAATTTGGAGGGAACCAAGTGATGGCTGTATTCTATCCTGAGAACAAGTTTGCCCAAGGGGAGTATGATGCCTAA
- the LOC120075300 gene encoding splicing factor U2af large subunit B isoform X15, translating to MDLVRPHLETYSFLGQIPGTTPAIPGMFPTMFPLATGQPFGALPVMPVQAMTQQATRHARRVYVGGLPPTANEQSVATFFSQVMAAIGGNTAGPGDAVVNVYINHEKKFAFVEMRSVEEASNAMALDGIIFEGAPVKVRRPSDYNPSLAATLGPSQPNPNLNLAAVGLTPGSAGGLEGPDRIFVGGLPYYFTEAQVRELLESFGPLRGFDLVKDRETGNSKGYAFCVYQDLSVTDIACAALNGIKMGDKTLTVRRANQGANQPKPEQESVLLHAQQQIALQKLMLQPGTVSTKVLCLTQVVSPEELINDEDYEDIMEDMRGEGGKFGTLVNVVIPRPRPNEAAPGVGKVFLEYADIDSATKARAGLNGRKFGGNQVMAVFYPENKFAQGEYDA from the exons ATGGATCTTGTTCGTCCTCATCTGGAAACTTATTCCTTTTTGG GTCAGATTCCTGGGACAACTCCAGCTATTCCTGGAATGTTTCCTACCATGTTTCCACTGGCAACTGGTCAG CCCTTCGGGGCGCTTCCTGTTATGCCAGTTCAGGCAATGACACAGCAG GCTACTAGACATGCACGGCGTGTTTATGTGGGAGGGCTACCACCGACAGCGAACGAACAG TCTGTTGCCACATTTTTCAGCCAGGTTATGGCAGCAATAGGAGGAAATACCGCTGGCCCTG GAGATGCGGTTGTCAATGTATACATTAATCATGAGAAAAAGTTTGCTTTTGTGGAGATGAGATCTGTCGAGGAAGCCAGTAATGCAATGGCCTTGGATGGGATCATCTTTGAG GGAGCACCTGTAAAGGTGCGAAGACCTAGTGATTACAATCCTTCTCTTGCTGCAACGCTTGGTCCCAGCCAGCCAAACCCCAATCTGAACCTAGCTGCCGTTGGTCTAACTCCAGGTTCTGCTGGTGGTCTTGAGGGTCCAGATCGCATTTTTGTGGGTGGACTTCCCTATTACTTCACAGAAGCTCAGGTCAGGGAGTTGCTGGAGTCTTTTGGGCCACTACGAGGTTTTGATCTCGTGAAAGATAGAGAGACTGGAAATTCAAAAGGATATGCATTTTGTGTTTACCAAGATCTTTCAGTCACAGACATAGCCTGTGCAGCACTCAATGGTATTAAAATGGGCGATAAGACACTCACTGTTCGGCGTGCGAATCAAGGAGCCAATCAACCCAAACCAGAGCAAGAAAGTGTTCTTTTACATGCACAGCAGCAAATTGCGTTACAG AAGCTTATGCTACAGCCTGGGACTGTATCCACCAAGGTTCTTTGTCTTACACAAGTTGTTTCCCCTGAAGAGCTTATTAATGATGAAGACTACGAAGATATCATGGAAGACATGCGAGGGGAAGGCGGAAAATTTG GTACATTAGTGAACGTTGTTATCCCGCGTCCGAGACCCAATGAAGCAGCACCCGGAGTTGGAAAG GTGTTTTTGGAGTATGCAGACATTGACAGCGCAACGAAAGCTCGAGCTGGTTTGAATGGAAGGAAATTTGGAGGGAACCAAGTGATGGCTGTATTCTATCCTGAGAACAAGTTTGCCCAAGGGGAGTATGATGCCTAA
- the LOC120075300 gene encoding splicing factor U2af large subunit B isoform X14: MDLVRPHLETYSFLAGQIPGTTPAIPGMFPTMFPLATGQPFGALPVMPVQAMTQQATRHARRVYVGGLPPTANEQSVATFFSQVMAAIGGNTAGPGDAVVNVYINHEKKFAFVEMRSVEEASNAMALDGIIFEGAPVKVRRPSDYNPSLAATLGPSQPNPNLNLAAVGLTPGSAGGLEGPDRIFVGGLPYYFTEAQVRELLESFGPLRGFDLVKDRETGNSKGYAFCVYQDLSVTDIACAALNGIKMGDKTLTVRRANQGANQPKPEQESVLLHAQQQIALQKLMLQPGTVSTKVLCLTQVVSPEELINDEDYEDIMEDMRGEGGKFGTLVNVVIPRPRPNEAAPGVGKVFLEYADIDSATKARAGLNGRKFGGNQVMAVFYPENKFAQGEYDA; the protein is encoded by the exons ATGGATCTTGTTCGTCCTCATCTGGAAACTTATTCCTTTTTGG CAGGTCAGATTCCTGGGACAACTCCAGCTATTCCTGGAATGTTTCCTACCATGTTTCCACTGGCAACTGGTCAG CCCTTCGGGGCGCTTCCTGTTATGCCAGTTCAGGCAATGACACAGCAG GCTACTAGACATGCACGGCGTGTTTATGTGGGAGGGCTACCACCGACAGCGAACGAACAG TCTGTTGCCACATTTTTCAGCCAGGTTATGGCAGCAATAGGAGGAAATACCGCTGGCCCTG GAGATGCGGTTGTCAATGTATACATTAATCATGAGAAAAAGTTTGCTTTTGTGGAGATGAGATCTGTCGAGGAAGCCAGTAATGCAATGGCCTTGGATGGGATCATCTTTGAG GGAGCACCTGTAAAGGTGCGAAGACCTAGTGATTACAATCCTTCTCTTGCTGCAACGCTTGGTCCCAGCCAGCCAAACCCCAATCTGAACCTAGCTGCCGTTGGTCTAACTCCAGGTTCTGCTGGTGGTCTTGAGGGTCCAGATCGCATTTTTGTGGGTGGACTTCCCTATTACTTCACAGAAGCTCAGGTCAGGGAGTTGCTGGAGTCTTTTGGGCCACTACGAGGTTTTGATCTCGTGAAAGATAGAGAGACTGGAAATTCAAAAGGATATGCATTTTGTGTTTACCAAGATCTTTCAGTCACAGACATAGCCTGTGCAGCACTCAATGGTATTAAAATGGGCGATAAGACACTCACTGTTCGGCGTGCGAATCAAGGAGCCAATCAACCCAAACCAGAGCAAGAAAGTGTTCTTTTACATGCACAGCAGCAAATTGCGTTACAG AAGCTTATGCTACAGCCTGGGACTGTATCCACCAAGGTTCTTTGTCTTACACAAGTTGTTTCCCCTGAAGAGCTTATTAATGATGAAGACTACGAAGATATCATGGAAGACATGCGAGGGGAAGGCGGAAAATTTG GTACATTAGTGAACGTTGTTATCCCGCGTCCGAGACCCAATGAAGCAGCACCCGGAGTTGGAAAG GTGTTTTTGGAGTATGCAGACATTGACAGCGCAACGAAAGCTCGAGCTGGTTTGAATGGAAGGAAATTTGGAGGGAACCAAGTGATGGCTGTATTCTATCCTGAGAACAAGTTTGCCCAAGGGGAGTATGATGCCTAA
- the LOC120075300 gene encoding splicing factor U2af large subunit B isoform X16: MFPTMFPLATGQPFGALPVMPVQAMTQQATRHARRVYVGGLPPTANEQSVATFFSQVMAAIGGNTAGPGDAVVNVYINHEKKFAFVEMRSVEEASNAMALDGIIFEGAPVKVRRPSDYNPSLAATLGPSQPNPNLNLAAVGLTPGSAGGLEGPDRIFVGGLPYYFTEAQVRELLESFGPLRGFDLVKDRETGNSKGYAFCVYQDLSVTDIACAALNGIKMGDKTLTVRRANQGANQPKPEQESVLLHAQQQIALQKLMLQPGTVSTKVLCLTQVVSPEELINDEDYEDIMEDMRGEGGKFGTLVNVVIPRPRPNEAAPGVGKVFLEYADIDSATKARAGLNGRKFGGNQVMAVFYPENKFAQGEYDA; this comes from the exons ATGTTTCCTACCATGTTTCCACTGGCAACTGGTCAG CCCTTCGGGGCGCTTCCTGTTATGCCAGTTCAGGCAATGACACAGCAG GCTACTAGACATGCACGGCGTGTTTATGTGGGAGGGCTACCACCGACAGCGAACGAACAG TCTGTTGCCACATTTTTCAGCCAGGTTATGGCAGCAATAGGAGGAAATACCGCTGGCCCTG GAGATGCGGTTGTCAATGTATACATTAATCATGAGAAAAAGTTTGCTTTTGTGGAGATGAGATCTGTCGAGGAAGCCAGTAATGCAATGGCCTTGGATGGGATCATCTTTGAG GGAGCACCTGTAAAGGTGCGAAGACCTAGTGATTACAATCCTTCTCTTGCTGCAACGCTTGGTCCCAGCCAGCCAAACCCCAATCTGAACCTAGCTGCCGTTGGTCTAACTCCAGGTTCTGCTGGTGGTCTTGAGGGTCCAGATCGCATTTTTGTGGGTGGACTTCCCTATTACTTCACAGAAGCTCAGGTCAGGGAGTTGCTGGAGTCTTTTGGGCCACTACGAGGTTTTGATCTCGTGAAAGATAGAGAGACTGGAAATTCAAAAGGATATGCATTTTGTGTTTACCAAGATCTTTCAGTCACAGACATAGCCTGTGCAGCACTCAATGGTATTAAAATGGGCGATAAGACACTCACTGTTCGGCGTGCGAATCAAGGAGCCAATCAACCCAAACCAGAGCAAGAAAGTGTTCTTTTACATGCACAGCAGCAAATTGCGTTACAG AAGCTTATGCTACAGCCTGGGACTGTATCCACCAAGGTTCTTTGTCTTACACAAGTTGTTTCCCCTGAAGAGCTTATTAATGATGAAGACTACGAAGATATCATGGAAGACATGCGAGGGGAAGGCGGAAAATTTG GTACATTAGTGAACGTTGTTATCCCGCGTCCGAGACCCAATGAAGCAGCACCCGGAGTTGGAAAG GTGTTTTTGGAGTATGCAGACATTGACAGCGCAACGAAAGCTCGAGCTGGTTTGAATGGAAGGAAATTTGGAGGGAACCAAGTGATGGCTGTATTCTATCCTGAGAACAAGTTTGCCCAAGGGGAGTATGATGCCTAA